The genomic segment GTGGATTCGGCAGCCGAGTGGACGGCGGCGCTTGCCGCCGGACATTGAGTCAGGGATGAGCTATTCAGGCCGCAGAACCCGTCGCTCCTGACGGGGGGTCTCCTCGAAGCGCAGAGGCCCAGGTTCATCCAGGCCTTGTATCAGGCGCTCGGAGAAGATCTTCGCGAACGTGTAGATGGCCTGCATGGGGTTGGCACCTACAGATGTAGGGAAGATGCTGCTGTCCATGACGTATAGATTGGGAATCTCCTGCTGAGTCTGCACATTCCACACGCGCTGCCTTGCTGACACTACTGAAGTAGCTGCCGAGCTTCCGCTCTTATTCGAGGCTTGTAAGTGGGCCGAGGTGAGAAGCGTGCGATTCGGAATGAACTGCAGGTTCGTTTCGACCATGTCGGCCTGTTCAATGCTAGTGAGATAGACGCCGGTCATGGGATCGAAATTATCAGCGCCAAGGAAGTTCTCATTCGATGGGATGATGACCTCGTAGGCGCCCGCGAGGAACATCATGCGGATGGCAAGCGCAACGCCCGTGCGGAAGCGCTGTTTGTCTCCCTCGCTCAGCGCATAATCGAGGACCACGGAACCATCTGAATCGAGCCGCACGCGGTTATCGTCAGAGGGGGTGTCGACGAGCATCACGCCGAAGCCGGCTGACTGGTTGAACTGGGTGATGCGATTGTAGACTTGTTCCCCACTGCCAGGAATCAGCAGCGCGCCATAAGCCGGCAGTCCCGACATAGTCTCAAAGATGAAGCCAGGAGCGACTCCGAAGGCGTCGAGGAATGTTGCGCTGTCGAGGCCGTCGAGCAGGTTGATCGTTTCATTGAACCTGCCAATCAGCGGGAACGATGGGTGCATGATCAACCCGCGCCCGATGCGAGGATTGTCCACCGCGGGCGTGTTCTTCGCCGAGTTCAGGAGGATGCGCGCCGAGCCGATGGTTCCTGCCGAGAGAATCACGTTTCGCGCATTGATGGTAACGGTGAACCCCTGCGGGAGACCGAGCTGACAGGGATCGACGATGGTGTTTCCATATGTGGTCCATGGCACATTCGCCACGAGCGACACACCTGATGCACGCACGGAGCCATCGGGGCCATCTGGAGCAAACAAAACATCCTGCACACTCACGTCAGGAATCACTGCCAAGGGATTCTCTGGCACGCCCATCGCTCCAACAATCAACTGCCGCGCCGCATCGCGCTTACAGGTGACCGGCGACGGAGATAGGTCGGACTGAAATCGGTTCAGGTGGTATAGCGATGGATTTACTCCCAACCCAACCGCGCCATCCCAAAGTACGCGGTTGTCTCGATTCAGTTCACACTGGGTTACTTCGCGCGTAGCGATTGCGTTGCGGACCCACTGGTACGCCGCGGCGAGCCGTTCCTGGGTGTAGAAGCGACCATCGATCCATCCCTGGTCGATCCAGTTCGCGATGCGAGCCTGAATGGTCCCTTCGAGGGGTGAAAAGGCAAGGTCGATGTTGACCGTCGTTCCGCCGCCCATGGCCTGCCCACTCCGCACCAGGACTCCGTTGTCAGAAGTGGCAGCGATGTTGTTCTTGTACATCAGTGCGGAGTAACTCATAGTGTCCATCGATCCCCAAACCACGAAGGGCCCCTGCTCGATGAGAACCACCCTCTTGCCGGCCTTCTGTAACTCTGTCGCAACCGTGGCACCGCCGGGCCCGCTGCCGATGACGAGATAGTCGATGACTCCGTCTTTGGCGGATATAGTCTTTGTGGCCGAGTCATAAGTTAACCAGTTCGGACCGATAGCCGGATAATTGAATTTCGAGTAGATGGCAATGTCATCGACAAAGGTCTTCGGGTTGTCGATCGCCGTGAGCGGAACGGCCAGGGGCAGGTCCCAGATACCCGAAAGATAGGCTTCGCGAATCAGCATGGCGAACCTGACCGATTCCGGCCCGCACTCGCCTTCGAAGAGGTATGAGAGCACCTGCGATGCTGCCTCCACCGGCAGGCTGCCGATGCCTCCTGGAGTTGCCAGCCACTGCTGTACCGATGAATTGGTCGAATTCTGCAGACACTGATAGAAAGGGAGGCCCTGCGGCGCCGTC from the Occallatibacter riparius genome contains:
- a CDS encoding GMC oxidoreductase; this encodes MGTSSVPAPVAQTHAVLFTLWFPVEQLPIPPQILPEIQAIATQVSAGMLEAFSQSTFLRVLEGMTAPQGLPFYQCLQNSTNSSVQQWLATPGGIGSLPVEAASQVLSYLFEGECGPESVRFAMLIREAYLSGIWDLPLAVPLTAIDNPKTFVDDIAIYSKFNYPAIGPNWLTYDSATKTISAKDGVIDYLVIGSGPGGATVATELQKAGKRVVLIEQGPFVVWGSMDTMSYSALMYKNNIAATSDNGVLVRSGQAMGGGTTVNIDLAFSPLEGTIQARIANWIDQGWIDGRFYTQERLAAAYQWVRNAIATREVTQCELNRDNRVLWDGAVGLGVNPSLYHLNRFQSDLSPSPVTCKRDAARQLIVGAMGVPENPLAVIPDVSVQDVLFAPDGPDGSVRASGVSLVANVPWTTYGNTIVDPCQLGLPQGFTVTINARNVILSAGTIGSARILLNSAKNTPAVDNPRIGRGLIMHPSFPLIGRFNETINLLDGLDSATFLDAFGVAPGFIFETMSGLPAYGALLIPGSGEQVYNRITQFNQSAGFGVMLVDTPSDDNRVRLDSDGSVVLDYALSEGDKQRFRTGVALAIRMMFLAGAYEVIIPSNENFLGADNFDPMTGVYLTSIEQADMVETNLQFIPNRTLLTSAHLQASNKSGSSAATSVVSARQRVWNVQTQQEIPNLYVMDSSIFPTSVGANPMQAIYTFAKIFSERLIQGLDEPGPLRFEETPRQERRVLRPE